From a region of the Archocentrus centrarchus isolate MPI-CPG fArcCen1 chromosome 18, fArcCen1, whole genome shotgun sequence genome:
- the LOC115797160 gene encoding tripartite motif-containing protein 2-like: protein MEAHQHSPDSSSEECTVLEAPPGKNACPQHAGKVADLYCSACKCALCEDCLPDHAEHPKVPISQALEQHRNNLQERLGAVQSRLPQISDALSFVKEILQQLTNQRASIEEDIQSSFEDLHKQLDVRKSVLLMELEVTYGLKQKVLQAQVDNLVRGEGDITATCTQAEESLAGEPCVASLQVERELWEKLGELTGLGLPCQPEENDQLDLVMETDGLRKSIHNLGTIVTTSAVASQSEAMGAGLEQCVVGHPASVTIVTRDKSGGACKSGNAILSAEVFTPDGSIVDGEIVDHKNGTYEFVYTVPKEGDFSLALRLYDQHIKGSPFKLTVTKVLEAEVEVSPSTTTATNSAANATPSTGSSEGVKRRGKSPGQKKKGSKRASSALGTPRRKTQNPIEDDLIFRIGTKGRNKGEFTNLQGVAASSNGRILIADSNNQCVQIFTNEGEFKSRFGVRGRSPGQLQRPTGVAVHPSGDIIIADYDNKWVSIFSCEGKFKAKLGSGRLMGPKGVSVDQNGHVIVVDNKACTVFIFQLTGKLITKFGSRGNGDKQFAGPHFAAVNKNNEIIVTDFHNHSVKVFTLEGELVLKFGSNGEGNGQFNAPTGVAVDINGNIIVADWGNSRIQVFDGSGSFLSYINTSADPLYGPQGLALTSDGHVVVADSGNHCFKVYRYLQ, encoded by the exons ATGGAGGCCCACCAACACTCCCCAGATAGCAGCAGTGAGGAGTGCACCGTCCTGGAGGCTCCACCCGGAAAAAACGCCTGCCCGCAACATGCAGGGAAG GTGGCTGACCTGTACTGTTCGGCCTGCAAGTGCGCACTCTGTGAAGACTGTCTGCCGGACCATGCAGAGCATCCTAAGGTGCCCATTAGCCAAGCCCTAGAGCAGCACCGCAACAACCTGCAGGAGAGACTGGGGGCTGTTCAGAGCAG ACTCCCTCAGATTTCAGATGCATTGTCCTTTGTTAAGGAGATCCTCCAGCAGCTGACGAATCAGAGAGCTTCCATTGAAGAGGACATCCAATCGAGCTTCGAGGACCTGCACAAGCAGCTGGATGTTCGAAAGAGTGTACTGCTGATGGAGCTGGAAGTTACATATGGACTCAAGCAGAAA gttCTCCAAGCACAGGTAGACAACCTTGTACGGGGAGAGGGGGACATCACAGCCACTTGTACCCAGGCAGAGGAATCTCTGGCTGGGGAGCCGTGTGTGGCGAGCCTGCAGGTGGAGCGAGAGCTGTGGGAGAAGCTGGGAGAGCTCACTGGTCTTGGTTTGCCATGCCAGCCGGAGGAGAATGACCAACTGGATCTGGTGATGGAGACAGATGGACTGAGGAAGTCTATACACAACCTGGGGACCATTGTCACAACCAG TGCGGTGGCAAGCCAGAGTGAAGCCATGGGTGCCGGTCTTGAGCAGTGCGTTGTTGGGCACCCTGCCTCGGTTACCATCGTAACAAGAGACAAGTCGGGAGGAGCGTGCAAGAGTGGAAATGCAATTCTCTCTGCCGAG GTATTCACCCCAGATGGCAGCATAGTAGATGGTGAGATAGTGGATCACAAGAACGGGACATATGAGTTTGTGTACACGGTGCCAAAGGAGGGCGACTTCTCACTGGCTCTCCGTTTGTATGATCAGCACATCAAAGGAAGTCCGTTCAAACTGACTGTCACCAAAGTTCTAGAGGCCGAAGTAGAG GTTTCTCCCTCTACCACAACAGCAACCAACTCAGCAGCCAATGCCACTCCGTCCACTGGTTCCTCAGAGGGGGTGAAGCGACGAGGGAAGTCACCtggacagaagaagaagggcTCAAAGAGGGCCAGCAGTGCCCTTGGCACCCCGCGACGCAAAACTCAAAACCCCATTGAGGATGACCTTATCTTCAGGATCG GAACAAAGGGAAGGAATAAAGGAGAATTCACCAACCTTCAAGGAGTAGCTGCCTCTTCCAATGGCAGGATACTGATTGCTGACAGCAACAATCAGTGCGTTCAG ATTTTCACCAATGAGGGAGAATTTAAGAGTCGCTTTGGGGTACGAGGACGATCGCCAGGTCAGCTACAGCGCCCAACTGGTGTGGCCGTGCACCCCAGTGGTGACATCATCATCGCCGACTACGACAACAAGTGGGTCAGCATCTTCTCCTGTGAGGGCAAGTTCAAG GCAAAACTTGGCTCTGGCAGACTCATGGGACCAAAGGGTGTGTCTGTGGACCAAAATGGTCATGTGATTGTGGTTGACAACAAAGCCTGCACTGTCTTCATCTTCCAACTGACTGGAAAGCTTATTACTAAGTTTGGAAGCCGAGGCAATGGTGACAAGCAGTTTGCAG GTCCACATTTTGCAGCAGTCAACAAAAACAACGAGATCATTGTGACAGACTTCCACAACCACTCTGTCAAG GTTTTCACCCTCGAGGGAGAACTAGTTTTGAAGTTTGGTTCAAATGGTGAAGGAAATGGCCAGTTTAATGCTCCCACTGGTGTAGCTGTGGACATTAATGGGAACATCATTGTAGCTGACTGGGGCAATAGCAGAATACAG GTGTTTGATGGCAGTGGCTCCTTCCTGTCCTATATCAACACATCAGCAGACCCTCTTTACGGACCCCAAGGTCTAGCTCTGACATCAGACGGACATGTTGTAGTGGCTGACTCTGGCAATCATTGCTTTAAAGTCTACCGCTACCTACAATGA